From Cydia pomonella isolate Wapato2018A chromosome 26, ilCydPomo1, whole genome shotgun sequence, one genomic window encodes:
- the LOC133532293 gene encoding uncharacterized protein LOC133532293 encodes MCRLTVVFLCFQAFLLNQALAGPMLQLGNNLLLPGNLQVSGNQPCLTNNVIIEPCSQVVTEVVPSLQCGDVSVTGDLPIGGTIRVTGCFPVYGVVAVDGAVPSAGTGYVNHACGCS; translated from the exons ATGTGTCGGTTGACGGTGGTATTTCTGTGCTTCCAAGCATTTTTATTGAAT CAAGCCCTCGCCGGCCCTATGCTGCAGCTAGGCAACAACCTCCTCCTACCCGGCAACCTTCAAGTATCCGGCAACCAGCCCTGCCTCACCAACAACGTAATAATCGAACCTTGCAGCCAAGTGGTCACCGAAGTCGTTCCCTCTCTCCAATGCGGCGATGTCTCTGTAACCGGTGACTTGCCTATTGGTGGAACCATTAGGGTAACAGGTTGCTTCCCTGTTTACGGAGTGGTTGCCGTTGACGGAGCGGTTCCCTCGGCCGGAACGGGTTACGTCAACCATGCGTGCGGTTGCTCATAA